One part of the Salinivirga cyanobacteriivorans genome encodes these proteins:
- a CDS encoding efflux RND transporter periplasmic adaptor subunit has translation MSKNFYRIFLAVLVFLGLGIVLLLTLESLKPEKTKQKPQKATRYVNAEKIVYKDYDAEIIASGRVMAIEQVSLSSEVQGKVFTGDVPLKKGAASRKGQVLARIVNEEVTYNLKSQKSRFLMSLANVLADLKLDFPDAYNEWQNFFNAVNVDDDLPALPEINNKQLKIFLSSRNVLGDYYSIKSFEERVDKHTIIAPFSGNFTQVNMQEGSVINPGAVIGTIINTSTYEVEVPVEKNEVKWLKKGQAVNVVPEERTADTLVGTIVRIAQFKDPQTQSIPVYVKIPSKAGQVYEGDYYSCLFKDIKVKNSMELPRSAVFNHNEIFLVQNSRLKKAVVNIVKINEKTLFFNGLKEGEFIVNEALLNANENMQVKIIDQAEKKQR, from the coding sequence ATGAGTAAAAATTTTTATCGAATTTTCCTGGCCGTCCTTGTGTTTTTGGGACTTGGTATAGTATTGTTGCTTACATTGGAATCACTGAAACCAGAAAAAACCAAACAAAAACCACAAAAAGCCACGCGATATGTAAACGCTGAAAAAATTGTTTACAAAGACTATGATGCTGAAATTATAGCATCTGGAAGAGTAATGGCCATAGAACAAGTCAGCCTAAGCAGTGAAGTCCAGGGAAAAGTTTTCACCGGTGATGTACCTTTAAAAAAGGGAGCCGCCTCTAGAAAAGGCCAGGTGTTGGCAAGAATCGTAAATGAGGAAGTAACATACAATTTAAAATCTCAAAAAAGTAGGTTTTTAATGTCTCTGGCCAATGTGCTTGCTGACCTTAAACTTGACTTTCCGGATGCTTATAACGAATGGCAAAATTTCTTCAATGCAGTTAATGTGGACGATGATTTACCTGCGCTCCCTGAAATCAATAATAAACAATTAAAAATTTTCCTCTCATCTCGAAATGTTCTGGGTGATTATTATTCGATTAAAAGCTTTGAGGAACGTGTAGATAAGCACACAATTATAGCTCCGTTTTCAGGAAACTTCACACAGGTAAACATGCAAGAAGGTTCCGTGATAAATCCAGGAGCAGTAATTGGGACTATTATCAATACCTCTACATACGAAGTAGAAGTGCCAGTTGAAAAAAATGAAGTAAAATGGCTTAAAAAAGGCCAGGCGGTGAATGTAGTTCCCGAAGAACGCACAGCAGACACCTTGGTAGGAACCATTGTCAGAATTGCCCAATTTAAAGATCCTCAAACACAAAGCATACCTGTATATGTCAAGATTCCATCAAAGGCCGGCCAGGTTTATGAAGGAGATTATTATTCCTGTCTATTCAAAGATATTAAAGTCAAAAACTCTATGGAATTACCCCGGAGTGCTGTATTTAATCACAACGAAATATTTTTAGTGCAAAACAGCCGCTTGAAAAAAGCAGTAGTCAACATCGTAAAGATTAACGAGAAGACTCTGTTTTTTAACGGATTGAAAGAAGGTGAATTCATAGTTAATGAAGCATTGCTCAATGCCAATGAAAATATGCAGGTAAAAATTATTGATCAAGCAGAAAAGAAACAGAGGTAA
- a CDS encoding DUF4837 family protein codes for MNKLVFIAIIATFFAAQSCTDMSTATGGGREGEVVVVLDKKFHETKAGDYIDTVLGAPVYGLPQYEPMFKVYMIPWNAFSNTFRAFRNIIKITISSGVSKPKVTVKRADMQVVFHFKAPNESAFVELLMKNEQQLLDLLNYTEKKYAKYKIRQGVNKNLRKYTLKNYNLHTTFPKGYEVRLDTSNFLWVSFETKDMSSGAFIYHFPYEDTNTFSKEYLLNKRDSLLELYVEGPLSETRDTYMTTEYRFIPPKFTELMVEKKYYTEIRGLWTVVNDFMGGPFIQISRLDKKRNRVVVFDGYVYNPGGNKRKFVRFLEAIGYMIKFPEEVSNGKKSEKTQ; via the coding sequence ATGAACAAACTGGTTTTCATAGCTATAATTGCTACTTTTTTTGCTGCACAATCCTGCACAGACATGAGTACAGCCACGGGTGGTGGCAGAGAGGGTGAAGTTGTTGTGGTACTTGATAAAAAGTTCCATGAAACCAAAGCTGGTGACTATATAGACACTGTGCTGGGAGCTCCGGTTTATGGTTTACCGCAATATGAACCTATGTTTAAGGTTTATATGATTCCATGGAATGCTTTTTCGAATACATTTCGTGCATTTCGAAACATCATAAAAATTACTATATCATCAGGCGTCAGTAAACCCAAAGTTACTGTGAAAAGGGCTGATATGCAGGTGGTTTTCCACTTTAAGGCCCCTAATGAATCTGCTTTTGTAGAGCTACTTATGAAAAATGAGCAACAGTTACTCGATTTGCTCAACTACACCGAAAAAAAATACGCCAAATACAAAATTCGACAAGGGGTTAATAAAAACCTCAGAAAATATACATTAAAAAATTATAATCTTCATACCACTTTCCCTAAAGGCTATGAGGTACGCCTTGATACCAGTAATTTTTTATGGGTTTCTTTCGAAACTAAAGACATGAGCTCCGGGGCATTTATTTATCATTTCCCGTATGAAGATACCAACACTTTCTCCAAAGAATATTTACTAAATAAAAGAGACTCATTGTTAGAATTATACGTAGAAGGACCTCTTTCTGAAACAAGAGATACCTACATGACAACAGAATACCGTTTTATTCCACCTAAATTCACTGAATTGATGGTAGAAAAAAAATACTATACAGAAATCAGGGGGTTGTGGACAGTTGTTAATGATTTTATGGGCGGTCCTTTTATACAGATCAGTCGATTAGATAAAAAACGCAATCGCGTAGTAGTTTTCGATGGTTATGTATACAACCCCGGTGGAAATAAACGTAAGTTTGTGCGGTTTTTAGAGGCTATTGGTTATATGATAAAATTCCCTGAAGAAGTATCTAATGGAAAAAAATCTGAAAAAACTCAATAA
- a CDS encoding M23 family metallopeptidase, which translates to MAKQKKKKVITRLRRTYRLVIMNDQTFEEKWSYRLTGLNVLTAVSGIAMVLIFIGIMLISFTPLKRLLPEYPDAEFHEQMIQNAVRLDSIEHELMVRDQYIRNLRHILAGDSRTKIDDVPDTVELYGNLNMEPSKEDSVLRRRVKLEQQASLLGQQFSNNKDNIKKMTFFAPVKGLISNYFNYGEGHYGIDIATEKSSSVHAALPGTVISSFWSLETGYSLQIQHPNNLVSVYKHNESLLKEQGDLVVAGEVVAFVGNTGEFTTGPHLHFELWHNGLPVNPQDYIDFE; encoded by the coding sequence ATGGCTAAACAAAAGAAAAAGAAAGTAATAACCAGATTGCGCCGTACCTACAGGTTGGTAATTATGAATGACCAGACCTTTGAGGAAAAATGGTCATACAGGCTCACTGGTTTAAATGTATTAACTGCTGTCAGTGGTATTGCCATGGTGCTTATTTTTATTGGTATCATGCTCATATCTTTTACACCGCTTAAACGTCTGCTACCGGAGTATCCCGATGCGGAATTTCATGAGCAGATGATTCAAAATGCAGTGAGGCTCGATAGTATAGAGCATGAGTTGATGGTAAGGGACCAGTATATCAGGAATTTAAGGCATATTTTGGCCGGCGATTCAAGAACTAAAATTGATGATGTACCTGATACAGTTGAGTTATATGGTAATTTGAATATGGAGCCTTCGAAAGAAGATTCGGTTTTGCGCAGACGCGTTAAGCTTGAACAACAGGCCAGCCTGCTTGGACAGCAATTTAGCAACAATAAGGACAATATAAAAAAAATGACTTTTTTTGCACCTGTAAAGGGTTTAATAAGTAACTACTTTAATTATGGTGAAGGGCATTATGGTATTGACATTGCTACAGAAAAGTCATCGTCGGTACATGCTGCTTTGCCCGGGACAGTTATTTCCAGCTTCTGGTCTTTGGAAACCGGTTATAGTCTGCAAATTCAACACCCCAACAACCTGGTTTCGGTTTATAAGCATAACGAGTCACTTTTAAAAGAGCAGGGAGATTTGGTCGTGGCAGGAGAGGTTGTGGCTTTTGTAGGCAATACCGGGGAGTTTACCACAGGCCCCCACTTGCATTTTGAATTATGGCACAACGGTTTGCCTGTCAACCCACAAGATTATATTGATTTTGAATAA
- a CDS encoding 1-deoxy-D-xylulose-5-phosphate reductoisomerase — protein MKKIAILGSTGSIGTQALEVIRQNPERFSVVGLSSHANANLLIEQAKEFKPAMVHITDEKIVKEVKAALKNTSTKVLTGAKELKGLATDSDVDMVISAIVGFAGLRPTLAAIEAGKDIALANKETLVVAGDIVMDLATKKEINILPVDSEHSAIFQAMQGENYDKVRRMILTASGGPFLDMDIKDMYRVSCEDALKHPNWNMGNKITIDSATMMNKGLEVIEAYHLFKTPPFKIEVVIHPQSIIHSMVEFDDRSIKAQMGLPDMRVPIQYALGYPERLKNKLPELDFTVYNALTFQKPDLEKFPALGIAFETVRRGGNFPCIINAANEIAVDAFLNNQIGFMEIARVVEQTMEAATPCVNPDLDDLVQTDEEAREKAKEFIIQLK, from the coding sequence ATGAAAAAAATTGCCATATTAGGTAGTACAGGTTCCATAGGCACACAGGCTTTGGAGGTTATTCGCCAAAACCCTGAAAGGTTTAGCGTTGTTGGTTTGTCTTCACATGCAAATGCCAATTTACTTATTGAACAGGCTAAAGAGTTTAAGCCTGCTATGGTACACATTACCGATGAAAAAATTGTTAAAGAGGTTAAAGCAGCACTTAAAAATACATCTACAAAAGTTCTGACCGGCGCAAAAGAACTTAAAGGTCTGGCAACTGATAGCGATGTGGATATGGTTATTTCTGCCATAGTGGGGTTTGCAGGGCTTAGACCAACGCTCGCCGCAATTGAAGCCGGAAAAGATATTGCCCTTGCAAACAAAGAAACACTTGTGGTGGCAGGAGATATTGTAATGGATTTAGCCACAAAAAAAGAAATAAACATTTTACCTGTAGACAGCGAGCATTCAGCAATTTTTCAGGCCATGCAGGGAGAAAATTACGACAAAGTGCGGCGAATGATATTAACAGCATCAGGTGGTCCCTTTCTCGATATGGATATAAAAGACATGTACAGGGTGTCTTGTGAGGATGCATTGAAACATCCAAACTGGAACATGGGCAATAAAATTACAATCGATTCTGCGACAATGATGAATAAGGGGCTGGAAGTAATTGAAGCCTACCATTTATTCAAAACGCCACCCTTCAAAATTGAAGTAGTAATACATCCGCAATCTATCATTCATTCCATGGTAGAGTTCGATGACAGATCGATAAAAGCCCAAATGGGATTGCCAGACATGCGGGTTCCTATTCAATATGCACTCGGATACCCTGAAAGGCTTAAAAATAAGTTGCCTGAACTGGACTTCACCGTATATAACGCACTAACCTTTCAAAAGCCCGATTTAGAAAAGTTTCCTGCACTTGGCATTGCTTTTGAGACAGTCAGAAGAGGGGGGAACTTTCCATGTATAATCAATGCTGCAAACGAAATCGCTGTGGATGCATTTCTAAACAACCAGATTGGTTTTATGGAAATAGCCAGGGTGGTGGAGCAAACAATGGAAGCTGCCACACCATGTGTGAACCCTGACCTTGATGATTTGGTGCAAACCGATGAGGAAGCCAGAGAAAAAGCAAAAGAATTTATTATACAATTAAAGTAA
- the rseP gene encoding RIP metalloprotease RseP, which produces MEIIVKIGQFLLSLSILIVLHEFGHFFFARLFKTRVEKFFLFFNPGFSLFQFKKGETTYGLGWLPLGGYVKISGMIDESMDREQMNKPAKPYEFRAKPAWQRLLIMLGGVFVNFLLGFLIYAAVLYTWGEDYLPVKNLKHGVVVDSAAAEAGFKDGDRIVSLDGKEVERYREVITNILLEDVTTVQVMRDGEQKSIMLPAEVKKKIIKGDRLFTPRIPFVVGAFGKNSAAQKAGIQKGDRIIQVDTIATPMADQLSPALKNYQNSNVNVTVLRDGREKTFEVQLDSTAMLGVAVDITKALDYETKHYSFVEAIPAGVSKAYDTGKKYLQQFKLIFSPETEAYKEVGGFITIGKIFPGVWNWQSFWSLTAFLSIMLAILNLLPIPALDGGHVMFLMYEIITGRKPGEKFMEYAQMTGMFILLALLIFVNGNDIVKLFQ; this is translated from the coding sequence ATGGAAATTATAGTTAAAATAGGCCAATTTCTATTAAGCCTCTCAATTTTAATAGTGCTCCACGAATTTGGGCACTTTTTCTTTGCAAGGCTTTTTAAAACCCGTGTAGAGAAGTTTTTCTTGTTTTTTAACCCGGGCTTTTCATTATTTCAGTTTAAGAAAGGCGAAACCACTTACGGATTGGGTTGGCTGCCCCTGGGAGGGTATGTGAAAATTTCTGGTATGATTGATGAGTCAATGGACAGAGAGCAAATGAACAAGCCTGCCAAACCCTATGAGTTCCGGGCAAAACCTGCCTGGCAACGGTTGTTGATTATGCTTGGTGGAGTGTTTGTGAATTTCTTGCTTGGATTTTTAATCTATGCCGCAGTTTTATATACCTGGGGAGAAGATTACCTGCCTGTAAAGAATTTAAAGCATGGTGTTGTTGTAGATTCTGCAGCAGCAGAAGCCGGGTTTAAAGATGGTGATCGTATAGTTAGCCTCGATGGTAAAGAAGTAGAACGCTACAGAGAGGTCATCACCAATATTTTACTGGAAGATGTGACTACAGTGCAGGTAATGCGCGATGGGGAACAAAAAAGTATTATGTTACCTGCTGAGGTTAAAAAGAAAATTATTAAAGGCGACAGGCTTTTTACTCCGCGCATTCCGTTTGTAGTTGGAGCCTTTGGTAAAAACAGTGCTGCACAAAAAGCAGGTATTCAAAAAGGCGATCGCATCATTCAGGTCGATACAATTGCAACCCCAATGGCCGATCAATTAAGCCCTGCCCTGAAAAATTACCAAAATAGTAACGTAAATGTAACCGTTCTGCGTGACGGACGCGAAAAAACATTTGAAGTACAACTTGATTCTACTGCAATGTTGGGGGTAGCGGTTGATATTACAAAAGCACTCGACTATGAAACAAAACACTATTCATTTGTAGAAGCTATACCGGCAGGTGTTTCGAAGGCCTACGACACTGGCAAAAAATATTTACAGCAATTTAAACTCATATTTTCTCCTGAAACAGAAGCCTATAAAGAAGTTGGAGGTTTTATTACAATTGGGAAAATTTTCCCTGGTGTTTGGAACTGGCAGTCATTCTGGAGTCTCACAGCATTTCTATCCATAATGCTCGCTATTCTGAATTTACTTCCAATACCTGCGCTTGATGGTGGGCATGTTATGTTTTTGATGTACGAGATTATTACAGGCCGTAAACCAGGTGAAAAATTCATGGAATATGCCCAGATGACCGGAATGTTTATCTTGCTGGCACTCTTGATTTTTGTTAATGGAAATGATATCGTGAAATTATTTCAATAA
- a CDS encoding OmpA family protein, protein MQYFRLVGLFLAFFMVLQVADAQQRRIEKAENAFSSGRYFEAIDLFKYAYGKVDDRELKKELIYKTALCYRYIDDVRQAEIWFRKAVRRDIENPLATLYYADALLANGEYEEAKTNYKKYKQLVPDDIRADKGIESCDFAIQAVENPTRHEVTPMYFFNTRESEFSPCYGKDNYSIVYFTTTTEGTTGNEINPVTGQYYADIYQSRVDRKGEWSDPTPLGENINTEFDEGVACTNEKANTMYFTAIRDNKDGDMVTQIYKSEKQGIDWGEATRVAIYESDSIMVAHPAISYDEKTLYFVSNKSGGQGGKDIWKVTASDDGWGTPENLGPDINTSGNEVFPFIHKDGTLYFASDGHVGMGGLDLFMARPQGSKWEVENLGYPMNSPRDDFGIVFERELERGFMSSNRDDARGEDDVFQFALPPLEFTLKLTIKNEKTGQIIPDASVNLIGSDGTNEVKTSEADATVEYELNPNTDYRIIARKGGFLAGKEKLSTKGLTESKEIELDVFMPPNDEPRLVKVFYDFGKWDLKPESMVALEELVELLRDDNPNITIELSSHTDFRGSDEANRELSYKRAKSVVDFLILYGIDAERLTSKGYGESKPKEISPREAQEYANRPGWEFLKAGDVLTESYIRNLPTEEMKEIAHSLNRRTEFRVTGTDYVPRIRRKK, encoded by the coding sequence ATGCAATATTTCAGGTTAGTGGGTTTGTTTTTAGCCTTTTTTATGGTGCTTCAGGTTGCTGATGCCCAGCAGCGGAGAATCGAAAAGGCTGAAAACGCTTTCAGTTCGGGAAGGTATTTTGAAGCCATTGATTTATTTAAATATGCCTACGGTAAAGTTGACGACCGTGAACTTAAAAAAGAGTTAATCTATAAAACGGCCCTTTGTTATCGCTACATAGATGATGTGCGGCAGGCAGAAATTTGGTTCCGGAAAGCTGTAAGGCGCGATATAGAAAATCCTCTTGCAACACTCTATTATGCCGATGCATTGCTCGCCAATGGTGAGTATGAAGAAGCCAAAACAAATTATAAGAAGTACAAGCAATTGGTGCCGGACGATATTAGGGCCGATAAAGGTATTGAATCATGTGATTTTGCCATACAGGCTGTAGAAAACCCAACCCGGCATGAGGTTACGCCTATGTATTTTTTCAATACGCGAGAAAGTGAGTTCTCGCCCTGTTATGGAAAAGACAACTACTCAATCGTTTACTTTACAACCACTACTGAAGGAACTACCGGAAATGAGATAAACCCTGTTACAGGACAGTACTATGCCGATATTTATCAATCGCGGGTAGACCGGAAAGGTGAGTGGTCTGACCCCACACCTTTGGGTGAAAACATTAACACTGAATTTGATGAGGGTGTAGCCTGTACAAATGAGAAAGCCAATACGATGTACTTTACAGCCATTCGCGACAATAAAGATGGCGATATGGTAACCCAGATTTACAAGAGCGAAAAGCAAGGTATTGACTGGGGTGAAGCTACCCGTGTTGCTATTTATGAGTCAGACTCTATTATGGTAGCGCATCCGGCCATTTCATATGATGAAAAAACACTCTACTTTGTAAGTAATAAATCTGGCGGTCAGGGCGGGAAAGATATTTGGAAAGTTACAGCCAGCGACGATGGCTGGGGCACACCCGAAAACCTTGGACCTGACATTAACACAAGTGGCAATGAGGTATTTCCCTTTATCCACAAGGATGGAACTTTATATTTTGCATCTGACGGACATGTTGGTATGGGAGGATTAGATTTATTTATGGCCCGGCCACAAGGCAGCAAGTGGGAAGTAGAAAACCTGGGTTACCCGATGAACTCACCAAGAGACGATTTTGGAATTGTTTTCGAACGTGAGCTGGAACGTGGCTTTATGTCATCGAATCGGGATGATGCCAGAGGTGAAGATGATGTTTTTCAATTTGCATTGCCTCCACTTGAGTTCACGCTTAAACTGACTATTAAAAACGAAAAAACAGGACAAATTATACCAGATGCCTCTGTAAACTTAATTGGCTCTGACGGAACAAACGAAGTTAAAACCAGTGAGGCTGATGCCACTGTTGAGTATGAATTGAATCCCAATACAGATTACAGAATTATAGCCCGCAAAGGAGGGTTTCTTGCTGGTAAAGAGAAACTTTCTACCAAAGGATTAACTGAAAGTAAAGAGATTGAACTCGACGTATTTATGCCACCAAACGATGAGCCAAGGCTGGTTAAAGTATTTTATGATTTTGGTAAATGGGATCTGAAACCAGAATCAATGGTAGCGCTTGAGGAACTCGTAGAGCTGCTTAGAGACGACAATCCGAATATTACTATAGAATTAAGTTCACATACTGATTTTCGCGGAAGCGATGAGGCAAACAGAGAGCTGTCATACAAGCGCGCAAAAAGTGTTGTGGATTTCCTTATTCTTTACGGTATTGATGCCGAACGTCTCACATCGAAAGGATATGGTGAGTCCAAACCCAAAGAAATTTCGCCACGTGAGGCTCAGGAATATGCAAATAGACCAGGGTGGGAATTTCTAAAAGCAGGTGATGTACTAACAGAATCCTATATCAGAAATTTACCAACCGAAGAGATGAAAGAAATTGCACATTCACTTAACCGTAGAACAGAATTCCGTGTAACAGGCACAGATTACGTTCCCCGAATTCGACGAAAGAAATAG
- a CDS encoding AIR synthase related protein — MNNNRYARRGVSASKEDVHKAISALDKGIYPNAFCKVIPDVLAGDPEYCNVMHADGAGTKSSLAYMYWKETGDLSVWKGIAQDAIVMNIDDLLCVGITDNILVSSTIGRNKNLIPGEVISAIINGTDEVLQQLTSLGVNTVFTGGETADVGDLVRTVIVDSTVTARARRDQIITNEQIQDGDVIVGLSSTGQATYENAYNGGMGSNGLTSARHDVFAHYLAKRYPESFDPAVDESLVYSGTKKLTDAIEDLELDAGKLVLSPTRTYAPVISKILDQYRSKVHGMIHCSGGAQTKVLNFVQNLHVVKDNMFPTPPLFRLIQQESETDWQEMYKVFNMGHRFELYVPADIASDIIDIAATFNIEARKVGYVQSADKKKLTIDSEHGKFEYH, encoded by the coding sequence ATGAACAACAACAGATACGCCCGCAGAGGAGTTTCAGCAAGCAAAGAGGATGTACACAAAGCAATTTCTGCCCTTGACAAGGGGATTTACCCCAATGCTTTTTGCAAAGTAATTCCTGATGTTTTAGCCGGCGATCCCGAATATTGCAATGTAATGCATGCTGACGGAGCTGGAACCAAATCATCTTTAGCCTATATGTACTGGAAAGAAACAGGCGACCTGTCGGTTTGGAAAGGCATTGCCCAGGATGCAATCGTTATGAATATTGATGATTTACTTTGCGTAGGTATAACAGATAATATTTTGGTATCTTCGACCATCGGGCGAAATAAAAACCTGATACCCGGTGAGGTAATCAGTGCCATCATCAATGGTACCGATGAGGTATTGCAGCAGCTTACATCCTTAGGTGTAAACACTGTGTTTACCGGTGGTGAAACAGCCGATGTTGGAGATTTGGTACGTACCGTAATTGTAGATTCAACTGTTACAGCCAGGGCACGCCGCGACCAGATTATCACCAACGAACAAATTCAGGATGGAGATGTGATTGTAGGACTTAGCTCAACTGGTCAGGCAACATACGAGAATGCATATAACGGCGGCATGGGAAGTAACGGATTAACCTCGGCCCGCCATGATGTTTTTGCGCATTACCTGGCAAAGAGGTATCCAGAAAGTTTTGACCCGGCAGTGGATGAGTCCCTGGTATATTCAGGAACAAAAAAGCTTACAGATGCAATAGAAGACCTCGAGCTCGATGCCGGAAAATTAGTGTTGTCGCCAACTAGAACTTATGCACCTGTTATAAGCAAAATTTTGGACCAATATCGCTCAAAAGTACATGGAATGATACATTGTAGCGGTGGAGCACAGACCAAAGTGCTTAATTTTGTTCAGAATTTGCATGTGGTAAAAGACAATATGTTTCCAACCCCACCACTTTTCAGGTTAATACAACAGGAGTCGGAAACCGATTGGCAGGAAATGTACAAAGTATTTAATATGGGACATCGCTTTGAGCTCTATGTCCCTGCCGATATAGCAAGTGATATTATAGATATTGCAGCAACTTTTAACATTGAAGCACGTAAAGTGGGATATGTCCAATCAGCAGACAAAAAGAAATTGACTATAGATAGTGAACACGGAAAATTTGAATATCATTAA
- the prfA gene encoding peptide chain release factor 1 — MSNLLEKLEGIKIRFEEVAELITDPEVIADVKRYVKLNKEYKNLEPIIETGNEYKLVLENIETSKEMLSGEDEEMKEMAKMELEELEAKKDELEEKIKILLVPKDPEDEKNVVLEIRAGTGGDEASIFAGDLFRMYNKYCENKGWKFQMTSNTEGTAGGFKEVIANISGNGVYGIMKYESGVHRVQRVPQTETQGRVHTSAATVAVLPEAEEFDLEINPNDIRKDTYCSSGPGGQSVNTTYSAIRLTHIPSNIVVTCQDEKSQLKNLDKAMKELRTRLYNLEYQKRMDEIASKRKTMVSSGDRSAKIRTYNFPQGRVTDHRINLTMYNLQAVMNGEIDEIIEKLQTAENAEKLKESNL; from the coding sequence ATGAGTAATTTACTGGAAAAACTGGAGGGTATAAAGATACGATTTGAGGAGGTTGCAGAATTAATTACAGATCCGGAAGTGATTGCCGATGTAAAGCGTTATGTAAAACTCAATAAAGAATATAAGAACCTGGAACCCATCATCGAGACAGGTAACGAATATAAACTTGTGCTCGAAAACATCGAAACCTCAAAAGAAATGCTCAGCGGAGAAGACGAGGAGATGAAAGAGATGGCCAAGATGGAGCTCGAGGAGCTTGAAGCAAAAAAAGATGAGTTAGAAGAAAAGATAAAGATCTTGCTGGTACCAAAAGACCCTGAGGATGAGAAGAATGTGGTGCTTGAAATTCGCGCCGGAACAGGCGGTGATGAAGCCAGTATTTTTGCCGGAGACCTCTTCCGGATGTACAACAAATACTGTGAAAATAAAGGCTGGAAATTTCAAATGACCAGCAATACCGAAGGTACAGCCGGCGGGTTTAAAGAAGTTATCGCCAATATATCAGGGAATGGTGTGTACGGTATAATGAAGTATGAATCGGGTGTACACCGCGTACAACGTGTTCCACAAACCGAAACCCAGGGTCGGGTGCACACTTCAGCAGCAACAGTTGCAGTATTACCTGAAGCTGAGGAGTTCGATCTGGAAATAAATCCGAATGACATTCGAAAAGATACTTATTGTAGTTCGGGACCGGGTGGACAATCGGTAAACACAACCTATTCGGCCATTCGACTTACACACATTCCGAGCAATATTGTAGTGACCTGCCAGGATGAAAAATCGCAGCTTAAAAACCTGGATAAGGCTATGAAAGAATTACGTACACGTCTCTACAATTTGGAATACCAGAAACGCATGGACGAAATTGCCTCCAAGCGCAAAACAATGGTCTCATCGGGCGATCGCTCTGCAAAAATCAGAACCTATAATTTCCCACAGGGTAGAGTTACAGATCACCGTATTAACCTCACCATGTATAACCTGCAGGCAGTAATGAATGGTGAAATAGATGAGATAATTGAGAAGTTGCAGACGGCTGAGAATGCTGAAAAACTCAAAGAAAGTAATTTATAA
- the pyrF gene encoding orotidine-5'-phosphate decarboxylase: MNAEDLFDQIRKKQSFLCVGLDADEDKIPSHLFKYDDPVFEFNKAIIDATHDLVVAYKPNLAFYEAMGTKGIISLEKTNAYIQENFPEIIMIADAKRGDIGNTARMYARSVFEQFGFDAVTLSPYMGKDSIDPFFEYKDKWVVLLGVTSNSGAEDFQLANTDTGRPFFMEVIDKGSKWADENQLMFVAGATRPEMLKEIRQVIPNHFLLVPGVGAQGGNLEDVAANGINSQCGLLVNSSRAIIYAGNNEHFAQEARISAHDLQDKMKAILLEHNLLD, encoded by the coding sequence ATGAACGCTGAAGATCTTTTTGACCAGATTAGAAAAAAACAAAGTTTTTTGTGTGTAGGATTAGATGCAGATGAAGATAAAATCCCGTCGCACCTTTTTAAATACGACGACCCCGTATTTGAGTTTAACAAAGCCATAATTGATGCTACACATGATCTGGTGGTAGCTTATAAACCCAACCTGGCATTTTATGAGGCCATGGGCACCAAAGGCATTATAAGTCTTGAAAAAACCAATGCGTATATTCAGGAGAATTTCCCTGAAATAATTATGATCGCCGATGCTAAGCGTGGCGATATCGGCAATACCGCAAGAATGTATGCCCGGTCGGTTTTTGAGCAATTTGGTTTCGATGCCGTTACATTGTCGCCGTATATGGGCAAAGACAGTATCGATCCTTTCTTTGAATACAAAGATAAATGGGTCGTTCTTTTAGGCGTGACTTCTAACAGTGGAGCCGAAGATTTTCAACTGGCCAACACAGATACCGGCCGCCCGTTTTTTATGGAAGTGATAGACAAAGGGTCTAAGTGGGCCGATGAGAATCAGCTCATGTTCGTTGCTGGTGCTACAAGACCGGAAATGCTAAAAGAAATACGGCAGGTTATTCCGAACCATTTTTTGTTGGTTCCTGGCGTTGGTGCCCAGGGCGGAAACCTGGAAGATGTAGCTGCAAATGGAATAAATTCACAGTGTGGATTACTTGTAAATAGCTCCAGAGCCATAATTTATGCCGGAAATAATGAACATTTTGCCCAGGAAGCCAGAATTTCGGCCCATGATTTGCAGGATAAAATGAAAGCCATACTTCTTGAGCATAATTTATTGGACTAA